In Deinococcus radiotolerans, the genomic stretch CACGTTGGGGGCCGAGGACGTCACGGCCGACCAGCGCTGGCGGCGCGGCGCTGTGTCTGCGGAGCACGGCGTGCTCTATGGCGTGTAGGCAAAGAGTGGAGGGAACCCTATTCCTCTGAGACATGATGTTCTCGACTCCACGCCTCGATGGCTGTGAGCGTGTCGTCAAAAACCACATCTGTGAACAGAATGCCCGACCACCGTGACTGACCGTCAAAGCAGACTGAAACGCCGTTGTTGGACAAACGCACTACATGGTTATGAGTCCCTGGACCGTCAACGAAATCAAATTCAAGAAGGGCGTGCTGGTCGTCGAAAACCAAGCGACAACGGTCAACGCTTAGCACCGTGACTGTGATGTCTTCGCGCTTGACGTCTTGGTGCAGTTGCCGCAGCTGTATGAGGTCACGGCGGTCACCAAACAGGTGCTCGATAGCGACCACCTGGCCTTCGGGCCGAAGGTTCACGAAAGTCGCTGGCCGCAACGCACCAATCTGAAATAGGCGATCCCCTTCTTTGCGGTCCACAGATGCCAAGACATCAAGACGGGGTATTGAGGGCGCGACGAACGCGCGGTAGTGCACACCCATCGACCAGCGCAACTCTGTCATTGCCTACCATTGTCCCGTAGGTCTTGACCTTTGCCTTCACGTCGTAGGCGCAGGGCACCCCCACGACTGGGCGGATGGGGACGTGACTCGGGTGCAGCAGGAAGCGGAAATGGGCCACGCGATCCTGCGCGTGGTCTGAACTGTGCTGGTGCGCGGCAGGGGCGTGCATACCGCAGTCCACCGAGGCCCGCCGGACCGCGCGTCGGGACGAAGACTGCCTGTTCCGTGATCCGTGTGCAGGGGCCGACGGATCACACCTGAATGTCAGTCAGGCCCTGTGGACGCTCAGCGAAGCGCTCGTATCGTAGGGGCGTCACGTCAATGAACGGCGTTTCTCCCACGGCTTCCTGCGCGATTACCCGCGCGACCGCTGCGGCGTGCATCACGCCATGCCCGGAGAACCCGCAGGCGTTCAGCCACCCCTCGGCCCCCGGCATGCGGCCCACGATGGCCTGATGGTCCGGCGTGACCTCGTAGTACCCCCACCAGCTGGCCTGCCGGTCAAGTGTGGCCGCCTCCAGCCACGGGAAGCGGGCCATGGCGGCTTCCAGGGTGGGTTCCAGCCACGTCCAGTTCAGGCCTTCCCGCCAGCCCACGTCTGCGGCGTCCGCCCGGCCCAGGATCAGGCGTTCGCCCTCGGAGCGCAGCCACACGCCGCTGCCCAGGTCGAAGATCATCGGCAGCGGCCGCGGGAGGTGCAGTGGGCCCGTGGCGTACACCATGCGCCGCGCGGGCCTCACGGGAATCTCCAGTCCGGCCAGCGCGCCAACCTCGCCGGACCACGCGCCGCTTGCATTGACGATCAGGGGCGCCTCGACCGACCTAGCCCGGGTGTCCAGCTGCCACACGCCGCCCGCGTGGCGGATGCCGATCACCGCGGTATCCAGCCTGAACTGCGCCCCGGCCTTCCGGGCGCGCTGCACGTAGGCCATCGTCAGGCCGTGGGCGTCCACGTGGCCGTCCGTGGCGCAGAACGTGCAGCCGCCCAGGCCGTCCGGGACGAACCCGGCGTGCACCTGCGCCTCCTCGGGCGTCAGTACCTCGGTCGGCACGCCCAGCCGGTGTTGCAGCGTCACGCCCTGCTGGTGGGCCGGCCACTGCGCGTCCGGGACGAGCAGCAGGTACCCGCCCGCGCGGTAGCCGGAGTCCGGCATCCCCGCGTACTCCTCGATGCTGAACTTCGACAGGAGGATGTTCGTTTCGGTCGTGAACTGCGCGCGCACCCCCGCGGCACTCTTCCCGGTGGAGCCGCCCGCGGGACTGGCCTGCTCCAGCACCACGGTCCGCAGGCCCCGCTGCGCGAGGCGCCACGCGCAGGCCGCGCCGATAATGCCCGCCCCGATGACGGCCACGTCCCACGAGGCGCGCTCACTCACGCGGGGTCCGCCTCGATCACCGGGAAGCCGGACACGGGGAAGGTATCCACGTTTGCGGAGCGCTGCTGCACCAGAACGCCGCCATCCACCGAGATGAACTGACCGGTGATGTACGCCGCGTCATCCGACGCGAGGAACAACGCTGCGCCCGTCATGTCCTCCGCCACGCCGTAGCGGCCCAGCGGCACGGTCTGCTCCCGCACGCGCAGGTCCGCCTCGGTCAGGCCGTACGTGTTGATGAAGCCCGGCACCACCCCGTTCACGCGAATGCCGTATGGCGCGAGGTCCAGCGCCATGGCGCGCGTCATGGCCTCGATGCCGCCCTTGGTCGCGTCGTACGCGACGTTCCCGCGGTGCGCGCGGGTCGCGCCGCCCGAGGAGGTGCTGATGATCACGCCCCGGCGCCGCCGGGCCATGACGCGCGCGGCGCGGTGCGAACACAGGAACACGCTCCTGAGGTTCACCTGAATGATCCGGTCCCACCAGCCCTCATCCGCCTCCAGGAAGTGCCGGGTGGTGTCGATCAGGCCCGCGTTGTTGTACAGCACGTCCACGGGCCCGAAGGTCTCCTCGGTTCGCGTGAACATGGCGTCCACCTGGGCGGCGTCCGAAACGTCAGCTGGCACAGCCAGGGCCCGGCCGCCCGACGCCCCGATGCTGGCCACCACCGACTGCACGGCCTCAGCCTTCACGTCATTGACCGCGACCAGGGCACCTTCGCGGGCGAACCGTTCCGCCACGGCGCGGCCGATCCCGCCGCCCGCCCCCGTTACCAGAACGACGCGACCTTCAAAACGCTGGGCATTACTGTGTGTCATGACATCTCCTTGAACGGCAGGTGGACCTGGACGGAGGGGTGGCTCAGGCTGAACCGGGTCGTTCGGCGCCGCCTGTGGCTTCAGTGCTGCGGGCGACCTGAGGTGCTGCCCGGGTGGTCCGGTGCCCTCAATTGTCCCCGGTGTGCCCGCAGGTGTCTTGACTGTTTCGCCAGTCTTCACTGCGGAAATCGGCACAGCTCAGTATGGCGATCACGGGACCACAGGGAGGGCCGCCCCGCGAGCCGCCGACCCTCTGGCCGCGGCGGCAGGTGGGCAGGACCCGGCTCGGCAGGCCCTCCGCCTGTGCTGAATTCCGCAGCCTGGCGGGCCGGATCCCTCAAGACACCCCCGCTGGCGGGTGAAAGAATGCCCGCAGGCCGACGGGACGCATAGCCGACCGGACAGCCCCACACCGACCCTGCTGTCCCCCCTTCGCCTCACAGGAGCCGCCATGCCTCACGCCCTGATCGTCCACGCTCACCCGGAGCCCGACTCCTTCTGCTCCGCCCAGATGCGGGAAGCCGCGCGGGCCCTCCAGGCGCAGGGCTACACGGTCGAGATCAGCGACCTCTACGCCATGAACTGGAACCCGGCCCTCGGCCCGGACGACTTCAA encodes the following:
- a CDS encoding NAD(P)/FAD-dependent oxidoreductase, whose product is MSERASWDVAVIGAGIIGAACAWRLAQRGLRTVVLEQASPAGGSTGKSAAGVRAQFTTETNILLSKFSIEEYAGMPDSGYRAGGYLLLVPDAQWPAHQQGVTLQHRLGVPTEVLTPEEAQVHAGFVPDGLGGCTFCATDGHVDAHGLTMAYVQRARKAGAQFRLDTAVIGIRHAGGVWQLDTRARSVEAPLIVNASGAWSGEVGALAGLEIPVRPARRMVYATGPLHLPRPLPMIFDLGSGVWLRSEGERLILGRADAADVGWREGLNWTWLEPTLEAAMARFPWLEAATLDRQASWWGYYEVTPDHQAIVGRMPGAEGWLNACGFSGHGVMHAAAVARVIAQEAVGETPFIDVTPLRYERFAERPQGLTDIQV
- a CDS encoding SDR family NAD(P)-dependent oxidoreductase; amino-acid sequence: MTHSNAQRFEGRVVLVTGAGGGIGRAVAERFAREGALVAVNDVKAEAVQSVVASIGASGGRALAVPADVSDAAQVDAMFTRTEETFGPVDVLYNNAGLIDTTRHFLEADEGWWDRIIQVNLRSVFLCSHRAARVMARRRRGVIISTSSGGATRAHRGNVAYDATKGGIEAMTRAMALDLAPYGIRVNGVVPGFINTYGLTEADLRVREQTVPLGRYGVAEDMTGAALFLASDDAAYITGQFISVDGGVLVQQRSANVDTFPVSGFPVIEADPA